The following are encoded in a window of Longimicrobium sp. genomic DNA:
- a CDS encoding VanZ family protein, giving the protein MGRVAAWVPALAWAAVIFSLSAQPTLPAPEVPYVDKVLHFGAYAVLGACLAFAVHRSSLPMALAVLLGAAYGASDEIHQMFVPGRSPDVFDWVADAAGVAAAVYLYSRWRVRRGAPAGAAVARVPFPGA; this is encoded by the coding sequence ATGGGCCGTGTGGCGGCCTGGGTCCCCGCGCTGGCCTGGGCCGCCGTGATCTTCAGCCTGTCGGCCCAGCCGACGCTGCCCGCGCCCGAGGTGCCGTACGTCGACAAGGTGCTGCACTTTGGCGCCTACGCCGTGCTGGGCGCGTGCCTGGCCTTCGCCGTGCACCGGTCGTCGCTGCCCATGGCGCTGGCGGTGCTCCTGGGTGCCGCGTACGGCGCCAGCGACGAGATCCACCAGATGTTCGTTCCCGGCCGCTCGCCCGACGTGTTCGACTGGGTGGCCGACGCGGCCGGGGTGGCCGCTGCCGTGTACCTGTATTCCCGCTGGCGCGTGCGCCGTGGCGCGCCGGCCGGCGCTGCCGTGGCCCGCGTACC